CGCCAACGCGAGCCCGTACTTCCTTGGCAGCATCAAGAACCCGCAGGCGCCGGAAGCCGATGTTGTCGACGGCCAGCAGCGCCTAACGACTATAACCATTCTCCTTTGTGTCCTCCGGGACCTGGCGGATGCGAAAATCGGCCAGGCGATCCATGGCTACGTCTGCCAAACGGGCGACCCTATCAGGAAGACGGAGGATGTCTTCCGGCTAACGCCCAGGGAGCGCGATGCCGAGTTCTTCCGGTCAATGATCCATACAATGTCGCAGACGGCGAGCCTACCCGACCCCCGGCAATATTCTGACTCCCGCGCCCGCATGATCGAAAACGCCGCGTTCTTCTGGGAAAAACTAAAGGACGTGCCCGACGACCTGCGGCGACGGCTTACCATGTACATCGCGCAGCGGTGCTATCTGGTCATAGTGGCGGCGTCCGATCAGGAATCTGCCTTCCGGATATTCTCGGTCCTCAATTCCCGCGGCCTGGACTTGTCTCCGGCGGACATTCTCAAGGCGGAAATCATCGGCGCTCCCGGGCGACAAGCAAGATGATTTACAACAGCATTTGGGAAGGCATTGAGGACGAACTCGGGAGGTCGCGATTTGCTGAGCTTTTCGGCCATATCCGGATGATCCATCGGAAGCAGAAGATGCAAGGCACTCTGATCGCCGAGTTCCGTGAGTTCGTGCCGACCCGTAAGAACCCTGCAAGCTTCATCAACAAGTTTTAAGCACGCCGACGAAATCAACCGCGAGTTAACCCACCTTTCCCGCCTGGATAACTTCGACTGGCAACCTGCGGCGATCGAAGTCATTGCTCGAAGGAGGGGGAACCCCGAATTTCATTCTTCGCTTCTTGTCGGACCTGGAGCGGCTCGCCTACGGACTTTTCCTCATGAGGAGCGATCCGTCCGAGCGCATCCGGCGTTATGGAAAGCTTCTCGGTGCCATTATGGCCGGTGACGACCTGTTCGCGGCCGAGTCGTCTCTCCAGTTAAGCCTGGACCGATTCAAGGATCAGATCAGGGCCTTGACCATGAGGCGGATGCCTCTGCGTCTGGGCGAATTGATCGAGACGATCAACCCGATCATCCGTTAGAGATTCTGCCGGTTCAGTTTGGATTTGATCCGGTCGCGGGTCAGCTTGTATCGAGCTTTCCCCCGCTGGATTTTAAATCCCAGGAACTCGAAGCCATGTGCGAGCTGGTAGGGCTGGTCTCACTGATCCCTTCGCTTCAGGCCGCGAGAGCCCGTTCATGAATGGCGAGAAAGGATTCGTCCGAGAAACCCTGCAGGGCGATATCAATACGGTCACGCGTTCGATTGCCGCTTCTTCTTCAGATTGACGAGCTGCTATCTGGCGGTAGCGCCGTCTATAATCAGCCGGTCGTCACCGTCGAACACGTGCTCCCCCATGAACTTGCGGAACTTGGCGGTGCCTGGCGGCCGTAGCACTTGCCTATGACCCGTCATGTCGCAATCTCGAGGGCGGCGAGCAGCGATGTGGTGCCATGCCTTTTGTAGTCATGGCTCCTTCGAGCTGCTTGGTCGGGACGCATCGGCTGGCTGCGGTCCAGCTCCTGGATTTGCGACTTCTCATCCACACCGAGAGCGATGGCATTCTCCGACGGTGAAAAGTAGAGGCCCACGACATCGCGCACTTTTGGTCGAAGTTCGATCAAGAAAGCTTGAACGTCTCCGTCCGGTGCGGCCGGGGACGAAGGCCCGCCAAATGCGTTGGACCGTCGATACCCACCCGAGTGCGTACCGTAAAGCTGCTCGGTTCCTCCCAGCTTTCGAAGTCGAGTTCAACCAGCGTCAGGAATGGCTGCCGCCCTGGGACATCACGTCGGAAGGGCTCTCGTGTATCGCCAACGCGCCAAGCAGCCCATCAGATCGAGGCAATTGCAACTGCAGCGGCGACGAGCTCGAGGTTACTTTCGAGAGGCGACCGCACCTAGCGCGCGCCATTAGCAATCTTCCCGCCATTCTCCAGGTCAAACAAGATGGAGAGCGATACGCGAAGCTCGAGCATGCGTTCTTGCAAATCAATATGTCGCGGTAACGGGAGCACCCCAGCGATAGTTCACGCGGACCATACCGATGTCGACGTCCTGACCAATACGGGCCGTTCCTGCAAAAGCCCCCACCGGAACACCCACTATCCCGGTTGAAAAGAAGTCCACGTCCCGATGGCTCAGGAACAAGTGATCGTACTCAACGCCGACGGACCAATTCGGAGCGAAGTCAAATTCAAGGCCCGCACCAACCGCTCCGCCCCAGCGGGTTTCGCTACCGTTGTTGAGGGTGAGCCCGGTCCCAAAATCGTAGACACGGTATTTGTCCCGGACAACCGCAGCGCCGCCTTTTACATAGACCAGGACATTATTCCAGGCGTAACCGATTTGGCCCGTCATCAGACCGAATGCATCGAGCTTGGCTTCATCCTGGACGCCTGCGAAAGCGAGATTCGCGTTGGAGCCCTTGAAATTGGCCCAGTTGCCCTGGGCCTCCAGGCCGAACACCGAGTTCGCTATCTGCCAGCGGTAGCCGATCTGACCGCCGACGGTGCCTCCGGTTGCATTCTGACATCCCATTGCAAGGGGCGGAGCTATGACGAGACCGCCGGCATTGACCACATCCCAGCACTGATGGGCCGAGCCGCCACCACCATTGAGGCCGACGTAGAAACCAGTCCAATCGTAGATCGGAATGACCGCAGGGGATGTTTTGGTGTAGGGCCGTGGGGCCAAATCAGCGGCAGCGGCAGGAGCGACCAAAGCAATGACGACCGTGCTCAGCAGGACTCTTCTCATTCTTCTTGCCCAGTTTTGATTCCCTAACGGCTTTGTCGCGCACGAGTGGCATGCGTCCATCATCTCCATCAAGTGCAAACGTTGGTAGTTGACTGGGCCCTCCCTTAGGCTTGTGAAGAAGAGTCATGCCGCGTCGGTTGCGATGCTGCATGCCGCCTGCCGATTAAGTGGCCCAAAAGGCCGGTTGGATACCATTGCCGTGTGCAATGCACTTCTCGCGAAGGCGAAGCTCCCTTGCAGGGGAAAATGCACGCTTCAAGGCTTCGAAGCTCTCTCTGTGACCGCCTGATATCTATTATTGGAAGCGGCGCGCTGAAAAAGGGCCACCCGGCACTCGTGCGCATACCGATCGTGTTTATCGCCCCTAGCAGCTTAGCGAGAGACCGGACGCTTCGTTATTGAGGCGGAGTTGCTCATTCAAGCCTCCAGAGCGGGTAATAGCGCCAAGTATCGCCCGAGCCAAATCATGTCGCTCAGATTTCGCTGTACTGGCGGGCAATTGGGCATCGGCAGGAACAGCATCGTCTTCACACGTTACACACACGCCGAGTCACGGTTGCGCACTCTTCCGGCTAGCCAAGTCTGATAGGTGCCTCTTCCTGGTAGGTACCCCGCGGGACTTTCGAGGATACGATCCGTCGATATTAAGGACCCAACTGCGTGGGGTAAGAGAAATGACTGAAAGGCGCATGCTTTGGTTCGGTGTCGGTCTCGTTCTCTGCTTTGGTCTATGGCTCGCTTTGGCGGGTAGACTGGCCGGCAACGATGGCGTTCGTGTCGCCGACAGCGCCACTATCGACAAAGTTAAGGCAACTTGGCGTGCGCATGCTGATACAGCCGAGCAAATCTTCGCCAAGGTCTCGACGGCAGCACACTTCGTTCCCAGGGAATTGGAGCTCGACAGAAAGACCGACACAGGTGAGCCGGTTGCGGTTTCGTGGGCCAAACGAAGTGATAAAATAGAGAAAGATTATACGGTCGCCTTGGAGGGGGCACCGGATGGCACAGTGAGGTTTGTGACGCCGTATGCAAAACCGATTGAACCAGGCTGGCGGTCGTTCGCACACTCGCTTATCGCCGACGAAATAGCAAACAACGAAAGGGGCGTGAACCGCCGCCGTTTACATGATTCTACGAATGTCAATTTCGTGACGACAGCGCAAAGTAAGCTGGGCGATCATCCGAGGCGTGGTACTTGCAGGATCGGCGATACTGTTGGAGGGCACTATCTCCTGTTGGACGGCACTACTTGCCGAAGGTAGACAATCAACGGCCGCCAAGGGCAGCCTGCGGCTGCGTGGAGCTTGTTTCATGGTTATTACACACGCAACGTCATCATCTTCAAGAACTGCGAAGGGCGAGATTGAGAGCCGCAATTGTTATTGACAAAGCATATCGGGACCTATGCCCCAGCCTCCTGGCTTGATCTTGCAGACCAAAGATCAGGTAGCGTTCGAGGCGGACCGGAAAGCGTTGGCAGGATGAACGCAGAAAACAAACTCGCGGTGCGGGGCCCGATCATGGATAGCGAAGACGAATAGACCCGCGACAGGCTGATACGTGCCATCGCATGCGCAGAGAGACGATCGCGCTCGACCTGCCCAGCCAGATCTGTGCCGTCGTCGTGTCGCGCATAGACATCGATCCTGCTCTCATGCATCGCGTCGCGGTGATCGGCTCGGGCACCTCGACGTTCTGCGCACAAACGGTGGTAAGTCTGCTTTCAACCTGTGGGATGGCCCAGCAGAGCTATCTGGATCTCGTCCTGGCGGGCGTCGTCACCGAGCTTCTGGGTCTTGTCGCGGTGATCGTGCTGGCCGGTCTCCTCGGAGCGTTTGAAACGGCGCGCGCGGTGACTTGAGATCGGAGAATGATACTGGTGGTACCAACAAACCACGTCATCGGGTTACAAGGATTGATCACGCGGAATAATAGGGTCCGGATCAAATCTTGGTTGGCATTGACGCTCTAGAATCGCACATTGACCGAAGCCTGGTTTAGTCGGTCGCCGCAAATAGACCGGTCGGGGCGCGAACGACTGCTGCATTTTAGTGCGTGCTTCAAGTTTTCCGGGAGCGGCCGCAAGCCGTTTGATCGTTGAGATATTTCAGCATGATATTGCACGCGTGCTCGGCTTCGGCGAGACTTTGGAACGGCGAGCCGATAACTCTGATCGCGCAAAGGCGCTGGTCAAACGGGCGCCATGACGCGACGTAGCCGAGCCTTCCGCGAAAGCCGGCACCGGTGGGAGTTTCAAAACTGATCACGAACGAATAACCGTCGCCGTTTGCGCTCCATATCTCCATGTCTTCGTCGGCACGATGGAATTGCAGGCTCATCAGGGTCCGTTCGCCGGACGATCGGGCGGTCATTCCCCCTCCACCGCTCCAAGTTTTAACTTGAGGTGCTTGCCGCGGAGTTCCTCGTAGCGGGATTGGCGCCGGGAAACCCGTCAGCCAGCATGGAAACCAAACCGTGATAACCCCAGCGCATCGCATCATCATGCAACCGGGATCATCTCCGCTTAGCAAGCAGTATCGAGCGCGGGGTCCCGCGCTTTCGTTTTGCATTTCGCCCGGTTTCTCGCCCCTCCAAAAACGATCCGAAGTCTCGCGCCGGAATTGGTACGCGAGCCAAATGGGGGTTGCTCGCGGCGCAATCGGAAGCGAGATGATTTTGGCCAAGTCCTGATCGGTTCAGCCCGCTGGGATCTCAGCCTCGGAGTCCTTCCGCCCTTCGCAGCCGCCCTTGAGGTATCCGCCCCTCAGCTCGTCATTATCGACCGTAATCATGGCGTCGGTATTGTCCTGAGGGACGCAGGGCCATCTGCTTCAAATTGTGGTTCGGCATTGGCAGCACTTTCCTTCGACCTGGCGGCATCATCATGCACACGAAGGACTGTTTCCTCAGCTACGGCAAATGGTAGGTCGAACAATCTTGACGCATGGCGCCTAAATCGCCATTGGAGCGCGCTTGAACGAACCGCGCGGCCTCTAAGAGGCCGCATTCTCTGTGATAAGCAGGATTTGAAAGCGTGAGCGTATGGCAGCGCAATCAGAGGCGAGAGGAGGATTTCGATGTTCGACGCTAAAGACTACCGCGTGTGTTGCCACCACTTCGTCACGCCGACCGACCGCGTTGTCTATCCGGCGCAGGAGCCCTTACTGA
This genomic interval from Bradyrhizobium sp. CB82 contains the following:
- a CDS encoding outer membrane beta-barrel protein, with the translated sequence MRRVLLSTVVIALVAPAAAADLAPRPYTKTSPAVIPIYDWTGFYVGLNGGGGSAHQCWDVVNAGGLVIAPPLAMGCQNATGGTVGGQIGYRWQIANSVFGLEAQGNWANFKGSNANLAFAGVQDEAKLDAFGLMTGQIGYAWNNVLVYVKGGAAVVRDKYRVYDFGTGLTLNNGSETRWGGAVGAGLEFDFAPNWSVGVEYDHLFLSHRDVDFFSTGIVGVPVGAFAGTARIGQDVDIGMVRVNYRWGAPVTATY